In Chryseobacterium gleum, a single genomic region encodes these proteins:
- a CDS encoding patatin-like phospholipase family protein, whose product MNFERVGLVLSGGGTKGIAHAGVLKFLQEKGIEVDILSCCSAGSIVGCLHAIGKSPEEILEFFNSVYFFNWKHFTFNQPGLVSSVIFRNYLKPIFHDMKLGDLDIEVKIVATELVAGTQKIFDKDFEIVDAIIASCSIPGITTPYIIGDEMYCDGGVLNNFPADIIRDDCDKLIGVFVSPPNEAKIKDLNSIKAIVSRSYDLLSYRIEKIKFDYCDWFISSQKLAAYGTFERRKDRLEEIFNIGYKSAKESYEESTFFTELKQSGT is encoded by the coding sequence ATGAATTTTGAAAGAGTAGGACTTGTTTTATCAGGCGGCGGTACTAAAGGAATCGCTCATGCAGGTGTATTAAAATTCTTACAGGAAAAAGGTATTGAAGTAGATATCCTTTCCTGTTGCAGTGCAGGATCTATTGTGGGGTGCCTTCATGCTATAGGCAAATCTCCGGAGGAAATTCTTGAGTTTTTCAATTCCGTTTATTTTTTCAACTGGAAGCATTTTACCTTCAATCAGCCGGGACTGGTTTCTTCAGTGATTTTCAGAAATTATCTGAAACCTATTTTTCATGATATGAAATTGGGAGATCTGGATATAGAAGTGAAAATTGTTGCAACAGAGCTCGTTGCCGGAACCCAGAAAATTTTTGATAAGGATTTTGAAATTGTTGATGCCATTATCGCGTCCTGTTCTATCCCCGGTATAACAACACCATACATCATTGGTGATGAAATGTACTGTGACGGAGGCGTGCTGAACAATTTTCCTGCAGATATCATCAGGGATGATTGTGATAAACTGATTGGTGTTTTTGTATCTCCGCCCAATGAAGCTAAAATTAAAGATCTAAACTCCATTAAGGCCATCGTTTCCCGTTCCTATGATCTTCTTTCCTACAGGATAGAAAAAATAAAATTTGATTATTGTGACTGGTTTATTTCTTCCCAGAAATTAGCGGCTTACGGAACCTTTGAGCGCAGGAAAGACAGGCTTGAGGAGATTTTTAATATCGGTTACAAATCTGCAAAAGAGAGTTACGAAGAAAGCACCTTTTTTACAGAATTAAAACAATCCGGAACATAA
- a CDS encoding nuclear transport factor 2 family protein, with protein MKNKIIITATLLIFINITNMKAQEKPAIQKQKNMNNTDLATLRKNKVITYFKKVDEGQFDEEYFNLYTDDVEMYYPKFGFEKGKNGIMNFGKVMGAHLQSLSHDIDNFKYVISNHSIVVEGTERGITRSGKEWPDYKTSHGKFCNVFEFEDEFIKRIHVYVDPDFTSEDADRVNIFKNPLLDINKKSIKTTKQVVDEFFALQSGKKEGNIMDLFSDHVDWDLPGNKQKFPWTGKRQTKKEIEEFFKELYSNVKPEKFEIDFIAVNGENATATGHLSSKILAYNKVFSTEFVVIFKVVHGKIVKYHFIEDSYKLNEEMQSKVIKVQ; from the coding sequence ATGAAGAATAAAATCATAATAACGGCTACTCTCCTGATCTTTATAAACATTACCAATATGAAAGCTCAGGAGAAGCCAGCAATACAAAAACAAAAAAATATGAACAATACAGATCTGGCGACACTTCGCAAAAACAAAGTGATAACCTATTTCAAAAAAGTGGATGAAGGGCAATTTGACGAGGAATATTTTAATCTCTATACAGATGATGTAGAAATGTATTATCCTAAATTCGGGTTTGAAAAGGGAAAAAATGGAATCATGAATTTTGGAAAAGTAATGGGAGCCCATCTTCAAAGTCTAAGCCATGATATTGATAATTTTAAATATGTAATCTCTAACCATAGTATTGTGGTAGAGGGAACAGAAAGAGGAATCACAAGATCCGGAAAGGAATGGCCTGATTATAAGACCTCTCATGGTAAATTCTGTAATGTTTTTGAGTTCGAGGACGAATTCATCAAACGTATACATGTTTATGTAGATCCTGATTTTACTTCAGAAGATGCAGACAGAGTAAATATCTTTAAAAATCCATTGCTTGATATCAACAAAAAATCTATAAAAACAACAAAGCAGGTTGTAGATGAATTTTTTGCTTTACAATCCGGAAAAAAGGAAGGAAATATTATGGATTTATTTTCTGATCATGTAGACTGGGACTTACCCGGGAATAAACAAAAATTTCCATGGACAGGTAAAAGGCAAACTAAGAAGGAAATAGAAGAGTTTTTTAAAGAATTATACTCAAATGTCAAACCGGAAAAATTTGAAATCGACTTTATTGCTGTTAATGGTGAAAATGCCACCGCTACCGGACATCTGTCTTCAAAAATCCTTGCCTACAACAAGGTATTCAGTACTGAGTTTGTAGTAATTTTTAAAGTAGTACATGGTAAGATTGTAAAATATCATTTTATAGAGGATAGTTACAAACTTAATGAAGAAATGCAGTCCAAAGTTATTAAAGTACAATAA
- a CDS encoding RagB/SusD family nutrient uptake outer membrane protein, with translation MKKIKYFITAVTIGFITVSCANNLNTLPDGDISGEQLNNDANSPEKILGGIYLDLRSNGAGGTTVHSDFGIMGIKAGADLMSNDVIQSTNQHLGMFYNYEATNASNIASEIVWTTFYARIFVINKLLDGLDKNANAKNRSIAGQLLALRAYSYFYLVRFYAHDYNGHQSEPGLPLVLTASNPNQGLPRSTVAEVYAQIKKDIVESVSLLDSYSRPSRAQIDQRTAKAIAAEIFLETGDYIQAAQYAGESKQGITLMTEDDYTTTGFSNINNPEVIWGFHNTISTMSIGNYYASFFSMFDNTNEGYAGAAQIRKLIDKRLYEAIPATDYRKKVFNGSQNAAYTFNGKTKNYPPYVSWKFKDPTLFEGDYIYIRASSLYYIQAEALARQGREAEARQVLFDITSKRDQAYTLSTKSGSELINEIILQKRIELWGEGYAWFDMKRLNIPLERIYTGTNHTFGRFNLTPDKFRFQIPNKEINNNPQIKQND, from the coding sequence ATGAAAAAAATAAAATACTTCATAACGGCTGTCACTATTGGTTTTATTACAGTCAGCTGTGCCAATAATCTCAATACTTTGCCGGACGGAGATATTTCAGGTGAACAACTCAATAATGATGCGAACAGCCCTGAAAAAATACTGGGTGGGATCTATCTTGATCTTCGCAGCAATGGTGCGGGTGGTACTACCGTGCACTCAGATTTCGGAATCATGGGAATCAAAGCGGGTGCTGATCTGATGTCTAACGATGTCATCCAGTCTACCAACCAGCATTTGGGAATGTTTTATAATTATGAAGCCACCAATGCCAGCAATATCGCTTCTGAAATTGTGTGGACCACTTTTTATGCCAGAATATTTGTGATCAATAAACTTCTTGATGGCCTGGATAAAAATGCCAATGCAAAAAACAGATCGATTGCAGGTCAGCTGCTGGCTTTGAGAGCCTACTCCTACTTTTACCTGGTTCGTTTCTATGCCCATGATTATAACGGGCATCAGTCTGAACCGGGGCTTCCATTGGTTCTTACGGCAAGCAATCCGAATCAGGGACTTCCGAGATCAACAGTTGCTGAGGTGTATGCACAGATCAAAAAAGATATTGTGGAATCCGTTTCACTTTTAGATAGTTACTCACGTCCATCCAGAGCCCAGATAGATCAAAGAACTGCCAAGGCTATTGCAGCCGAAATATTTCTGGAAACAGGAGATTATATACAAGCCGCTCAATATGCCGGAGAAAGTAAACAGGGAATTACTCTGATGACGGAAGATGACTATACCACTACCGGATTTTCCAACATTAATAATCCGGAGGTAATATGGGGTTTTCATAATACAATTTCCACGATGAGTATCGGAAATTACTATGCCTCTTTCTTCTCTATGTTTGATAATACCAATGAAGGCTATGCAGGAGCAGCGCAGATCCGTAAGCTGATAGACAAGCGTCTTTATGAAGCTATACCGGCAACAGATTACCGTAAGAAAGTGTTCAATGGCAGCCAGAATGCAGCATATACTTTCAATGGAAAAACTAAAAATTATCCACCTTACGTAAGCTGGAAGTTTAAAGATCCTACCCTTTTTGAAGGAGATTATATTTACATCAGGGCTTCTTCCCTTTATTATATTCAGGCAGAAGCCCTGGCCAGACAGGGAAGAGAAGCTGAAGCAAGACAGGTATTATTTGATATTACTTCAAAAAGAGATCAGGCTTATACCCTATCTACCAAGTCAGGCAGTGAACTGATCAATGAAATTATTCTCCAGAAAAGAATAGAACTTTGGGGTGAAGGCTATGCCTGGTTTGATATGAAAAGATTAAATATCCCATTAGAGCGTATATACACAGGAACCAACCATACTTTTGGAAGATTCAACCTGACACCGGATAAATTCAGGTTCCAGATTCCTAATAAAGAAATTAATAATAACCCACAAATCAAGCAGAATGACTAG
- a CDS encoding TetR/AcrR family transcriptional regulator, producing MPRNKEFDYTEKLEIARNLFWEKGYHATSMHDIVDAMKLNRSSIYDTYGNKHDLFLKCLSNYSGFKENQYYQALQAKNEGITALENIIRDVVEQTITDNKACLTVKTIFEIVPEDQEARQLILNSGKSLLAILEKAIVQAQEDGNIKSTTSAQIIARYILSSFSSFWSHYNLTQNKKEVMEMVDFLIEQIKK from the coding sequence ATGCCAAGAAATAAAGAATTCGACTATACGGAAAAACTTGAAATAGCCCGCAATCTCTTTTGGGAAAAGGGATATCATGCTACCTCAATGCACGATATTGTAGATGCTATGAAGCTGAACAGAAGCAGTATTTATGATACCTATGGCAATAAACATGATTTGTTTTTGAAATGCTTATCAAATTATTCTGGTTTCAAAGAAAATCAATATTATCAGGCATTACAAGCAAAAAATGAGGGTATTACCGCGCTTGAAAACATTATCCGTGATGTTGTTGAACAGACTATAACTGATAATAAAGCATGTCTTACGGTGAAAACCATTTTCGAAATTGTTCCGGAAGATCAGGAAGCCAGGCAGCTTATTTTAAATAGCGGCAAATCCTTACTGGCTATTTTAGAAAAAGCGATAGTACAGGCTCAGGAAGATGGAAATATCAAAAGTACAACTTCAGCTCAGATTATTGCCCGCTATATATTATCTTCTTTCAGCAGCTTCTGGAGTCATTATAATCTGACCCAAAATAAAAAGGAAGTAATGGAAATGGTTGACTTTTTAATAGAACAGATTAAGAAGTAA
- a CDS encoding ABC transporter ATP-binding protein — protein sequence MPLQIINLTKKFGEQTALDNINISIDKNEIIGLLGPNGAGKSTLMKSIVGALKIDQGEIIFNGLNISENAIESKKKIGFLPENNPLYLEMYVKEYLQFVANIHKIPESRVNEVIELVGITPEKSKKIGQLSKGYKQRVGLAQAIIHQPDLLILDEPTNGLDPNQIIEIRNVVKEIGQQKTVLLSTHIMQEVEALGSRVILIHKGNILQDCPIDEFKGKFESLEEAFASYTQNFEIRL from the coding sequence ATGCCGCTTCAGATAATCAATTTAACCAAAAAATTTGGTGAACAGACTGCCCTTGACAACATCAACATTTCTATTGATAAAAATGAAATTATCGGTCTTCTTGGTCCGAATGGTGCCGGAAAATCTACCCTGATGAAATCTATTGTCGGTGCACTGAAAATTGATCAGGGTGAAATCATTTTCAATGGCCTGAACATCTCTGAAAATGCGATTGAAAGTAAAAAGAAAATAGGCTTTCTTCCTGAAAACAACCCGCTTTATCTGGAAATGTATGTAAAGGAATATCTTCAGTTTGTGGCCAACATTCACAAGATTCCTGAATCCAGAGTAAATGAGGTTATTGAACTGGTAGGAATTACCCCCGAAAAATCAAAGAAGATCGGACAGCTGTCTAAAGGATACAAACAGCGTGTAGGGCTTGCCCAGGCCATTATTCACCAGCCGGATTTACTTATTCTGGACGAACCTACCAACGGCCTGGATCCTAACCAGATCATTGAAATCCGTAATGTGGTGAAAGAAATCGGACAGCAAAAGACTGTTTTATTATCAACGCATATCATGCAGGAAGTGGAAGCACTTGGCTCCAGAGTGATTCTTATTCATAAAGGAAATATTCTTCAGGACTGCCCTATTGATGAATTCAAAGGTAAATTTGAAAGCCTGGAAGAAGCGTTTGCAAGCTATACGCAAAATTTTGAGATTCGGCTTTAA
- the lpdA gene encoding dihydrolipoyl dehydrogenase, with the protein MNYDIIVIGSGPGGYVTAIRAAQLGFKTAIIEKENLGGICLNWGCIPTKALLKSAQVFHYINHAEDYGLNKVEASFEFPNVIQRSRGVASKMSKGIEFLMKKNKIDVILGTAKVQKGKKVSVTDKEGKVTEYTGTHIIIATGARSRELPNLPQDGKKVIGYRQALSLPEQPKSMIVVGSGAIGVEFADFYNTMGTKVTIVEFMPNIVPVEDEEISKHLEKSLKKSGIEIMTNASVESVDTTGEGVKANVKTANGNITLEADILLSAVGIAANIENIGLEEVGIQTDKGRVLVNEWYETSVPGYYAIGDLIPTQALAHVASAEGITCVEKIKGLHVEKIDYGNIPGCTYCHPEVASVGLTEKQAKEKGYEIKVGKFPLSASGKATANGNTDGFVKVIFDAKYGEWLGCHMIGDGVTDMVAEAVVARKLETTGHEIIKSIHPHPTVSEAIMEAAAAAYGEVIHI; encoded by the coding sequence ATGAATTACGATATTATTGTCATTGGAAGTGGTCCTGGTGGATATGTTACTGCGATCAGAGCAGCGCAATTAGGTTTCAAAACCGCAATTATCGAGAAAGAAAATTTAGGAGGAATCTGCCTTAACTGGGGATGTATTCCAACTAAAGCTTTATTGAAATCTGCTCAGGTTTTTCATTATATCAACCATGCTGAAGATTATGGTTTGAATAAAGTGGAGGCAAGCTTTGAATTCCCGAACGTAATTCAGAGAAGCCGTGGTGTTGCCAGCAAAATGAGCAAAGGGATCGAATTCTTAATGAAAAAGAATAAGATTGACGTAATTCTTGGTACTGCAAAAGTACAGAAAGGTAAAAAAGTTTCTGTTACAGATAAAGAAGGTAAAGTAACTGAGTATACAGGAACTCATATCATTATCGCTACAGGAGCCCGTTCAAGAGAATTACCAAACTTACCGCAGGATGGTAAAAAAGTAATCGGATACAGACAGGCATTATCTCTTCCTGAGCAGCCAAAATCTATGATCGTTGTAGGTTCAGGAGCTATCGGGGTAGAATTTGCTGACTTCTATAATACAATGGGAACTAAAGTTACTATTGTTGAATTTATGCCAAACATTGTACCTGTAGAAGATGAGGAAATCTCTAAACACTTAGAAAAATCTCTGAAAAAATCAGGTATCGAAATCATGACAAACGCTTCAGTAGAAAGTGTTGATACAACTGGTGAAGGCGTTAAAGCTAATGTAAAAACAGCTAACGGAAATATCACTCTTGAAGCTGACATCCTGTTATCTGCTGTAGGTATTGCGGCGAACATCGAGAACATCGGACTAGAGGAAGTTGGTATTCAGACAGATAAAGGAAGAGTATTGGTAAACGAATGGTATGAAACTTCAGTACCGGGTTACTATGCAATCGGAGACCTTATCCCAACTCAGGCATTGGCTCACGTTGCTTCTGCAGAAGGGATCACTTGTGTAGAGAAAATCAAAGGATTACACGTTGAAAAAATCGACTATGGCAATATCCCCGGATGTACGTACTGCCACCCTGAAGTAGCTTCTGTAGGTCTTACTGAAAAACAGGCTAAAGAAAAAGGATACGAAATTAAAGTAGGTAAATTCCCTCTTTCTGCAAGTGGTAAAGCTACTGCAAACGGAAATACAGACGGATTTGTCAAAGTAATTTTCGATGCTAAATACGGTGAGTGGTTAGGATGCCACATGATCGGAGATGGAGTAACAGATATGGTTGCTGAAGCTGTTGTAGCAAGAAAACTGGAAACTACAGGGCACGAGATCATCAAATCTATCCACCCGCACCCAACAGTTTCTGAAGCTATCATGGAAGCTGCTGCTGCTGCTTACGGTGAGGTTATTCACATTTAA
- a CDS encoding SusC/RagA family TonB-linked outer membrane protein: protein MKKKQCKLGVLALLLFAEYGFAQSKDSLSRETSIKEVVVVAFGKQKKEEITGSVQSLKAKDLSNLQNGNILQGIGGKVAGVQVISSGQPGSQPTIRMRGIGSINASSDPLIVLDGIPYSGNLNSIAASDIESISFLEDASSNALYGSRGANGVIIVNTKRGKSKGLSIEADVRTGVNFRSIEDYSVYTSPQDYYAAYYNRARIGEIARLKQPGSVPSGASPHDVGLAALTKLGYNAYNVPFNQLISKDGSFNPDAKLLYQDDWKKLLFRPALRREATVGINANSDQVKSYTSLNYLDDKGYLISSGFERFGIRSNVDYSITSKLKLTSALSYTYSKQDFGETGGFSNPFQFARNIAPFYPVFLRDNNYQRLYDKYGNALYDYGDGQGPNGATRSYAVFENPVGNLQKNKSQTVSNVTNLNLGLNYEIIKGLDFTYNFGAYLENTRNLQFGNTEGGTSSSVGGTISQSSNFKYTLNHQQLLTYQKKLGNHSFNLLVGHELNKIKDDGFSGSKQQLLLPDSQAFDNAVKITGLSGSGYEYAVEGYFTRLLYNYDGKYFFNANVRRDGSSVFSPESRWGNFYGLGLAWNIAKEDFLKDNTVINSLKLKASYGQQGNDNILLSGSTRDYYAYQDIYGINNFGDDKPVLSLKKQGNKDLKWETSKNLNAGFELSLLKNRITLNADYFERKVSDMIYTLPLPPSNAGSYVKYGNIGDMTNRGVQANLSVDILRGDEFQWSVYANATHYKNKITRLPAEQRNTGLVTGLFILTEGGDRYTYFLKEFAGVNPENGDALWYRTAINPATQKEERTVTNNYKEATDYNTGKSAIPKVYGGFGTDFSYRRFNLAVNFAYQFGGYGYDDIYRSLFHSDSYGSNYSTDLDKTWTPENPNAALPRVDLTATNQNGNSTLYLIKSDYISLQDVTLSYQLPDGFAQQAGLSGLKIYVTGNNLYLWSKRKGYDPRASLTGVSDSYRYSLLSSVSLGFKLNF, encoded by the coding sequence ATGAAAAAGAAACAATGCAAGCTTGGTGTATTGGCCTTACTGCTATTCGCGGAATATGGTTTTGCCCAAAGCAAAGACAGCCTTTCCAGGGAAACCTCCATCAAAGAAGTTGTGGTGGTAGCCTTTGGAAAGCAGAAAAAAGAAGAGATTACAGGATCTGTACAGTCGTTGAAGGCCAAGGATCTTTCTAATCTTCAAAACGGAAATATTCTTCAGGGAATTGGAGGAAAAGTAGCGGGAGTACAGGTAATCTCCTCAGGACAGCCAGGTTCCCAGCCTACCATCAGGATGCGAGGAATTGGCTCTATCAATGCATCCAGCGACCCGTTAATTGTACTGGACGGCATTCCGTACAGTGGAAATCTCAACAGTATTGCCGCATCGGATATTGAAAGCATTTCCTTTCTTGAAGATGCTTCTTCCAATGCTTTATATGGTTCCAGAGGGGCCAATGGAGTAATCATTGTGAATACAAAAAGAGGGAAAAGCAAAGGACTGAGCATTGAGGCTGATGTGCGAACCGGGGTTAACTTCAGATCTATTGAAGATTATTCTGTGTATACTTCTCCGCAGGATTATTATGCAGCCTACTACAACAGAGCCAGAATAGGTGAAATTGCAAGGCTGAAACAACCGGGTTCTGTTCCGTCTGGTGCTTCTCCTCATGATGTAGGCCTTGCAGCATTGACCAAACTGGGATATAATGCTTATAATGTTCCTTTCAATCAACTGATCTCAAAGGATGGTTCCTTCAATCCCGATGCGAAATTATTATACCAGGACGACTGGAAGAAACTGCTTTTCAGGCCTGCTTTGAGAAGGGAAGCCACCGTAGGAATCAATGCCAATAGTGACCAGGTAAAATCATATACTTCGCTTAATTATCTTGACGATAAGGGATATTTAATTTCTTCAGGCTTTGAAAGATTCGGAATCAGGTCTAATGTAGACTACTCCATCACTTCAAAACTGAAATTAACCAGTGCTTTATCTTATACTTACAGCAAACAGGATTTTGGTGAGACCGGCGGTTTTTCCAACCCTTTCCAGTTTGCCAGAAATATTGCTCCTTTCTATCCTGTCTTCCTGCGGGACAACAATTACCAAAGACTTTACGACAAGTATGGAAATGCTCTATATGACTATGGAGACGGCCAGGGACCCAACGGCGCCACAAGATCTTATGCTGTTTTTGAAAATCCTGTAGGCAACCTTCAAAAAAACAAATCTCAGACTGTAAGTAATGTGACCAACCTTAATCTTGGGTTAAATTATGAAATCATTAAAGGGCTGGATTTTACCTATAATTTCGGGGCATATCTCGAAAATACAAGAAACCTGCAGTTCGGGAATACGGAAGGAGGAACTTCTTCTTCTGTAGGAGGAACTATTTCACAGAGTTCTAACTTTAAATATACCCTAAACCACCAGCAATTACTTACCTATCAGAAAAAACTGGGAAATCACAGCTTCAATCTCCTTGTAGGGCATGAGCTGAATAAGATCAAAGATGATGGTTTTTCAGGATCAAAGCAACAGCTTTTATTGCCTGATTCACAAGCTTTTGACAATGCTGTAAAAATTACCGGTTTATCCGGAAGCGGCTATGAATATGCTGTAGAAGGGTATTTTACAAGATTACTGTATAATTATGATGGTAAATATTTCTTTAATGCCAACGTCCGAAGAGATGGCTCTTCAGTCTTTTCGCCTGAAAGCAGATGGGGAAACTTCTATGGACTTGGATTAGCTTGGAATATTGCAAAAGAAGATTTTCTAAAGGATAACACCGTGATTAATTCTTTAAAACTAAAAGCTTCTTACGGTCAGCAGGGAAATGACAACATTCTTTTAAGTGGCTCCACTAGAGATTATTATGCCTATCAGGACATTTACGGAATTAATAATTTCGGAGATGATAAGCCTGTTCTGTCTCTGAAGAAGCAAGGGAATAAAGATTTAAAATGGGAAACTTCGAAAAACCTGAATGCCGGTTTTGAGCTCTCCCTTTTAAAAAACAGAATAACCTTAAATGCTGATTATTTTGAAAGGAAGGTTTCTGATATGATCTATACACTTCCCCTTCCTCCATCTAATGCAGGTTCATATGTGAAATATGGAAACATCGGGGATATGACCAACAGAGGAGTTCAGGCCAATCTAAGTGTAGATATACTTCGCGGTGATGAATTCCAGTGGAGTGTGTATGCCAATGCCACTCATTATAAAAATAAGATCACCCGGTTACCGGCTGAACAGAGAAATACAGGTCTTGTAACCGGTTTGTTTATTCTTACAGAAGGTGGGGACCGTTATACTTATTTCCTCAAAGAATTTGCCGGAGTAAATCCTGAAAACGGTGACGCGCTGTGGTACCGTACCGCAATAAATCCAGCTACTCAAAAGGAAGAAAGAACAGTTACCAATAATTATAAGGAGGCTACCGACTATAACACCGGAAAATCTGCCATTCCAAAGGTATATGGCGGGTTCGGGACTGATTTTTCTTACAGGAGATTTAATCTGGCAGTCAATTTTGCTTACCAATTCGGAGGGTATGGATATGATGACATCTACAGGAGCCTATTCCATTCTGACAGTTATGGGTCCAACTATTCAACGGATCTGGATAAAACATGGACTCCTGAAAATCCAAATGCAGCATTGCCAAGGGTAGATCTTACGGCAACGAACCAGAATGGAAATTCAACACTTTATCTGATCAAGTCAGATTATATCAGTCTTCAGGATGTAACCCTGTCCTATCAGCTTCCCGATGGTTTTGCGCAGCAGGCCGGCTTGTCAGGTCTGAAAATTTATGTAACGGGAAACAATCTTTATTTGTGGTCCAAGAGAAAAGGATATGATCCGAGAGCTTCACTGACCGGAGTTTCAGATTCATATCGTTATTCCCTGCTGTCCAGTGTCTCATTAGGCTTTAAACTTAATTTTTAA